The following proteins are co-located in the Rhodococcus opacus B4 genome:
- the nuoK gene encoding NADH-quinone oxidoreductase subunit NuoK has product MNPENYLYLSALLFTIGAAGVLIRRNAIIVFMCIELMLNASNLAFVTFARMHGNLDGQVFAFFTMVVAAAEVVVGLAIIMTIFRSRRSASVDDANLLKN; this is encoded by the coding sequence ATGAACCCGGAGAACTACCTCTACCTGTCGGCGCTGCTGTTCACGATCGGTGCCGCCGGGGTGCTGATCCGCCGCAACGCGATCATCGTGTTCATGTGCATCGAGCTGATGCTCAACGCGTCGAATCTGGCGTTCGTGACGTTCGCCCGGATGCACGGCAACCTCGACGGGCAGGTCTTCGCGTTCTTCACGATGGTCGTCGCGGCCGCCGAGGTCGTCGTCGGTCTGGCGATCATCATGACCATCTTCCGTTCCCGCCGTTCGGCTTCCGTCGACGACGCCAACCTCCTCAAGAACTGA